One region of Eretmochelys imbricata isolate rEreImb1 chromosome 2, rEreImb1.hap1, whole genome shotgun sequence genomic DNA includes:
- the NPBWR1 gene encoding neuropeptides B/W receptor type 1, whose translation MANFSSHSEPNASCAPCAGRGAPWPNASAPQLLPDFYLAVPLIYSLICAAGLTGNTAVIYVILRAPKMKTVTNLFILNLAVADELFTLVLPINIADHLLRQWPFGEFMCKLIISIDQYNTFSSIYFLTVMSIDRYLVVVATLRSGKVSYRTYRAAKLASLAVWALVSIVISPFAVFAKLHREQGRSQCVFVFPSPESLWWKASRLYTLLLGFAIPVSTICVLYAALLAKLRRVRLHSNAKALDKAKKKVTLMVLVILAVCLFCWTPYHLSTVVALTTDLPQTPLVIGISYFITSLSYANSCLNPFLYAFLDENFRKSFRKLVDCRASP comes from the coding sequence ATGGCTAACTTCTCCTCGCACTCCGAGCCCAACGCGTCCTGCGCGCCCTGCGCGGGCAGAGGGGCCCCCTGGCCCAACGCCTCCGCCCCGCAGCTGCTCCCCGACTTCTACCTGGCCGTGCCCCTCATCTACTCCCTCATCTGCGCCGCGGGGCTGACGGGCAACACCGCCGTCATCTACGTGATCCTGCGGGCCCCCAAGATGAAGACGGTCACCAACCTCTTCATCCTCAACCTGGCCGTGGCCGACGAGCTCTTCACCCTGGTGCTGCCCATCAACATCGCCGACCACCTGCTGCGGCAGTGGCCCTTCGGCGAGTTCATGTGCAAGCTGATCATCTCCATCGACCAGTACAACACCTTCTCCAGCATCTACTTCCTCACCGTCATGAGCATCGACCGCTACCTGGTGGTGGTGGCCACGCTGCGGTCCGGGAAGGTGTCCTACCGCACCTACCGCGCCGCCAAGCTGGCCAGCCTGGCCGTCTGGGCCCTGGTCTCCATCGTCATCTCGCCCTTCGCCGTGTTCGCCAAGCTCCACCGGGAGCAGGGGCGCTCCCAGTGCGTCTTCGTCTTCCCCAGCCCGGAGAGCCTCTGGTGGAAAGCCAGCCGCCTCTACACCCTCCTGCTGGGCTTCGCCATCCCCGTCTCCACCATCTGCGTCCTCTACGCCGCCCTGCTGGCCAAGCTGAGACGCGTGCGCCTCCACAGCAACGCCAAAGCCCTGGACAAAGCCAAAAAGAAAGTGACGCTGATGGTGCTGGTCATCCTGGCCGTGTGCCTCTTCTGCTGGACCCCCTACCACCTCAGCACGGTGGTGGCCCTCACCACCGACCTCCCGCAGACCCCCCTGGTCATCGGCATCTCCTATTTCATCACCAGCCTCAGCTACGCCAACAGCTGCCTCAACCCTTTCTTGTACGCCTTCTTGGACGAGAATTTCCGGAAGAGCTTTCGCAAGCTGGTGGACTGCAGGGCGTCCCCCTAG